From Stenotrophomonas maltophilia, a single genomic window includes:
- a CDS encoding bifunctional 2-methylcitrate dehydratase/aconitate hydratase, with product MSSNPVPSNERAAWDALLVDIVDYVRDARIDSPLAFQTAHHCLLDTLGCGLEALSFPACSKLLGPLVPGISVVNGARVPGTHYVLDPVQAAFNLGAMVRWLDFNDTWLAAEWGHPSDNLGGILAVCDWLGRNAQALRRPPPTLHDVLLAMIKAHEIQGVLALQNSFNRVGLDHVVLVKVATTAVVAHLLGLDRERMLNALSLAWVDGQALRTYRHAPNTGSRKSWAAGDATSRGVRLALMAASGEMGYPSVLSAPTWGFEAVSMHGQQLTLGRPLGSYVMENVLFKISYPAEFHGQTAVEAAITLHQQLRATGRRVEDIAHIAIRTQEACIRIIDKQGPLHNPADRDHCVQYMVAIALLHGRLVAEDYEDDVAADPRIDALRAKMACHEDPRLSADYLDPDKRSIANGLSVRFTDGSELPEVLVEYPLGHARRREEGIPLLMDKFRRHLAHRFPTVQQQRILAASLDPVALAAMPVTDYVDLYLPG from the coding sequence ATGTCCAGCAACCCCGTTCCATCCAACGAACGTGCAGCGTGGGATGCGCTGCTGGTGGACATTGTCGACTACGTGCGCGACGCGCGCATCGACTCACCGCTGGCGTTCCAGACCGCGCATCACTGCCTGCTCGATACGCTGGGCTGCGGGCTGGAAGCGTTGTCCTTCCCGGCCTGCAGCAAGCTGCTCGGGCCGCTGGTGCCGGGCATCAGCGTGGTCAACGGCGCGCGCGTGCCGGGTACGCACTACGTGCTGGACCCGGTGCAGGCCGCCTTCAACCTCGGCGCGATGGTGCGCTGGCTGGATTTCAACGACACCTGGTTGGCCGCCGAATGGGGGCATCCGTCGGACAATCTCGGCGGCATCCTCGCCGTCTGTGATTGGCTGGGACGAAACGCACAGGCCCTGCGTCGCCCGCCGCCGACCCTGCACGACGTGCTGCTGGCGATGATCAAGGCGCACGAGATCCAGGGCGTGCTGGCCCTGCAGAATTCGTTCAACCGGGTCGGGCTGGACCATGTGGTGCTGGTCAAGGTGGCCACCACCGCGGTGGTCGCGCACCTGCTCGGGCTGGATCGCGAACGCATGCTCAATGCGCTGTCGCTGGCCTGGGTCGATGGCCAGGCGCTGCGGACCTACCGTCATGCGCCCAACACCGGCTCGCGCAAGAGCTGGGCGGCGGGCGATGCGACCAGCCGTGGCGTGCGCCTCGCCTTGATGGCGGCCAGTGGCGAGATGGGTTACCCAAGCGTGCTGAGCGCACCGACCTGGGGCTTTGAGGCAGTGTCGATGCATGGCCAGCAGCTGACGCTGGGGCGGCCGCTGGGCAGTTATGTGATGGAGAACGTGCTGTTCAAGATCAGCTACCCGGCCGAGTTCCACGGCCAGACCGCGGTCGAGGCCGCGATCACGCTGCACCAGCAGCTGCGCGCGACGGGGCGCCGGGTCGAAGACATCGCGCACATCGCGATCCGCACCCAGGAAGCCTGCATCCGCATCATCGACAAGCAGGGCCCGCTGCACAATCCGGCCGACCGTGACCACTGCGTGCAGTACATGGTCGCCATCGCGCTGCTGCATGGGCGGCTGGTGGCCGAGGATTACGAGGACGACGTTGCCGCCGATCCGCGCATCGACGCGCTGCGCGCGAAGATGGCCTGCCATGAGGATCCGCGGCTCAGCGCCGATTACCTTGACCCGGACAAGCGCAGCATTGCCAACGGCCTGAGCGTGCGTTTCACCGATGGCAGCGAACTGCCGGAGGTGCTGGTGGAGTACCCGCTCGGTCACGCCCGGCGCCGCGAGGAAGGCATCCCGCTGCTGATGGACAAGTTCCGCCGGCACCTGGCCCACCGTTTCCCGACCGTCCAGCAGCAACGCATCCTGGCCGCGTCGCTGGACCCGGTGGCACTGGCGGCGATGCCGGTGACCGACTACGTGGACCTGTACCTGCCGGGGTAG
- a CDS encoding alpha-2-macroglobulin family protein → MSGPARRKRWGWAAAVLAGGLLLGLAGCRNDSGQLPKTSGEAITTKAEQVKEFTLLRAYPDQKNDGLSLALEFSRPLVGTQDFDKLVRFEEKVGTDDSSWTLSDDGLTLRYPFVEAGKEFSLVVSPDLLAADGSRLGKELKQKVFSGELKPVVGFASQGSVLPAKDSRGLPVVSVNVPEVDVEFLRVREKDLPTFFSQYQRGGRRGSWELSSDYERSPINKLAEPVYVNRFILGGKQNERVLTYLPTQDIKELQEPGLYFALLKRTGDYEGEFDTAFFSVSDIGLHTRAYKDKLFVHTAGLKDGAPLKGIDLRVLDAKGEVVLKGSTDGNGNALLNYTLDATHVLVASSGKDTSFLPFNQPALDLSEFAVAGRDNAWFDVYAWSGRDLYRPGETVRLSALLRDNDGKPVKAQPVFLRLKQPDGKTFRETRLQPGDQGYINFEQVIPAEAPTGRWQVEFRTDPASKEAIQGMTLRIEEFLPERMKLELDSAQKTLKPGEALRLQANGAYLYGAPADGNRFTARMAVAAEQKPVDGLPGYFFGDPTLQLPREAKDVVDTTLPANGQLREDVALPEEAAKAKAPIAVVLSGSLYETGGRTVTRTLKRVMWPANALVGVRPLFNPDDGADSNGNARFELMRVDAAGNPQPAKGLKITLVRELRDYHWTFNDNRWDYDFTRRFENKETRTVDAGSSAVAFDFPVEWGEYRVDVFDPSTGLTSRYPFRAGWSWGDDNRGLDARPDKVKLGLDKTGYKAGDTLEVTVTPPHAGKGILMVETDRMLYVQDIEAKPGSTFKIPVTADWERHDVYITALVFRGGSAPSKITPARAVGVVHVPMDRKGRTVAVGLVAPKQMRPEQDLPVTVSAPQLAGKTAHVTVSAVDVGILNITRFPVPNAGAHFFAQRRLGIDAYDIYSRVIESFDGGAGKLKFGGDMALQALPQAKRPTARVQTVDLFSGPVQLDAKGIARIRLKVPDFNGTLRVSALVYSDDQYGKRDVETVVRAPILAEASMPRVLAPGDRSTVTLDVQNFTGKPGQFNVKVESEGPLNLGEGSRSVQLNADAKTTLSFPLSAREGHSVAKVRVRVDGNGFKADRRYELPVRAAWPQVLRSQVRTLDPLAAVSLDNSLTDGLMSESVNARLLVSPLPPIPFASALQGALNYPYGCAEQTTSKGYAALILDQATSSMLGADGLDAKTRRERMEGAFGRLASMQVANGNFSMWGDDGYVNPWLTPYITEFLLDAKDAGFAVPDNVLQKALNRLSEDLLSGGNQFYGQDDREKLKFANQAYSGYVLARVNRAPLGTLRTLYDNERSKAVGGLSLVHLGVALSLQGDAKRGQAALAAAFAKSSSERPSYFGDYGSAIRDDALMIALTHENKLAKPAWDARAVDLGRGLDARRNAGWMWLSTQEQVAIARLGKALAANQKALVAGELVIGGTTEAISERKLFGRNFSASELASGVRFTPQGQPPMFASIDVAGIPRSAPAPDNSVLGIERSYYGTDGKPWSPRPLKEGEALIVRVTVTADTTMPDALLTDLLPAGLEIENFNLGDAKQWADVVVDGITISDRGEAADTKHEEFRDDRYVAALKLSRGSKANVFYLVRAVTPGTYSVPPPLVEDMYRPQLRGVGRSNPTTITVVQP, encoded by the coding sequence ATGAGCGGTCCGGCGCGGCGGAAGCGGTGGGGATGGGCGGCGGCGGTACTGGCAGGAGGCCTGTTGCTGGGCCTGGCCGGCTGCCGCAACGACAGTGGGCAGTTGCCCAAGACCAGCGGTGAAGCGATCACCACCAAAGCCGAGCAGGTGAAGGAGTTCACCCTGCTGCGCGCCTACCCGGACCAGAAGAATGACGGCCTGTCGCTGGCGCTGGAGTTCTCGCGCCCGCTGGTCGGCACCCAGGACTTCGACAAGCTGGTGCGCTTCGAAGAGAAGGTCGGCACCGATGACAGCAGCTGGACGCTGTCCGACGACGGCCTGACCCTGCGCTACCCGTTCGTCGAGGCCGGCAAGGAATTCAGCCTGGTGGTCTCGCCGGACCTGCTGGCCGCCGATGGCAGCCGCCTGGGCAAGGAACTGAAGCAGAAGGTGTTCAGCGGCGAGCTGAAGCCGGTGGTCGGCTTCGCCTCGCAGGGCAGCGTGCTGCCGGCCAAGGACAGCCGCGGCCTGCCGGTGGTCTCGGTGAACGTGCCGGAGGTCGACGTCGAGTTCCTGCGCGTGCGCGAGAAGGACCTGCCGACCTTCTTCAGCCAGTACCAGCGCGGCGGCCGCCGTGGCAGCTGGGAACTGAGCAGCGACTACGAGCGCAGCCCGATCAACAAGCTGGCCGAGCCGGTCTACGTCAACCGCTTCATCCTCGGTGGCAAGCAGAACGAGCGGGTGCTGACCTACCTGCCGACCCAGGACATCAAGGAGCTGCAGGAGCCGGGCCTGTATTTCGCCCTGCTCAAGCGTACCGGTGACTATGAAGGCGAGTTCGATACCGCGTTCTTCTCGGTCAGTGACATCGGCCTGCATACCCGTGCCTACAAGGACAAGCTGTTCGTGCACACCGCCGGCCTGAAGGACGGCGCGCCGCTGAAGGGCATCGACCTGCGCGTACTCGATGCCAAGGGCGAGGTGGTCCTGAAGGGCAGCACCGACGGCAACGGCAACGCGTTGCTGAACTACACCCTGGATGCGACCCACGTGCTGGTCGCCAGCAGCGGCAAGGACACCAGCTTCCTGCCGTTCAACCAGCCGGCGCTGGACCTGAGCGAATTCGCCGTGGCCGGTCGTGACAATGCCTGGTTCGACGTCTACGCGTGGTCGGGGCGTGACCTGTATCGCCCGGGCGAGACCGTGCGCCTGTCCGCACTGCTGCGCGACAACGATGGCAAGCCGGTCAAGGCTCAGCCGGTATTCCTGCGCCTGAAGCAGCCCGACGGCAAGACCTTCCGTGAGACCCGCCTGCAGCCGGGCGACCAGGGTTACATCAACTTCGAACAGGTGATTCCGGCCGAGGCGCCGACCGGGCGCTGGCAGGTCGAGTTCCGCACCGACCCGGCCAGCAAGGAAGCGATCCAGGGCATGACCCTGCGCATCGAAGAGTTCCTGCCCGAGCGCATGAAGCTGGAGCTGGACAGCGCGCAGAAGACCCTGAAGCCGGGCGAGGCGCTGCGCCTGCAGGCCAATGGCGCTTACCTGTATGGCGCGCCGGCCGATGGCAACCGCTTCACCGCGCGCATGGCGGTGGCGGCCGAACAGAAGCCGGTGGACGGCCTGCCGGGGTATTTCTTCGGCGACCCGACCCTGCAGCTGCCGCGCGAAGCCAAGGACGTGGTCGATACCACGCTGCCGGCCAATGGCCAGCTGCGCGAGGACGTGGCATTGCCGGAAGAGGCGGCCAAGGCCAAGGCGCCGATCGCGGTGGTGCTGTCCGGCAGCCTGTATGAAACCGGTGGCCGCACGGTCACCCGTACCCTGAAGCGGGTGATGTGGCCGGCCAATGCGCTGGTCGGCGTGCGCCCGCTGTTCAACCCCGATGATGGCGCCGATTCCAACGGCAATGCGCGCTTCGAGCTGATGCGCGTGGACGCCGCCGGTAACCCGCAGCCGGCCAAGGGCCTGAAGATCACCCTGGTGCGCGAACTGCGCGATTACCACTGGACCTTCAACGACAACCGCTGGGATTACGATTTCACCCGCCGCTTCGAGAACAAGGAAACCCGTACCGTCGATGCCGGCAGCAGCGCGGTCGCCTTCGATTTCCCGGTGGAGTGGGGCGAGTACCGGGTGGACGTGTTCGATCCGTCCACCGGCCTGACCAGCCGCTACCCGTTCCGCGCCGGCTGGAGCTGGGGCGATGACAACCGCGGCCTGGACGCACGCCCGGACAAGGTCAAGCTGGGCCTGGACAAGACCGGCTACAAGGCCGGTGACACGCTGGAAGTGACGGTGACCCCGCCGCACGCTGGCAAGGGCATCCTGATGGTCGAGACCGACCGCATGCTGTACGTGCAGGACATCGAGGCCAAGCCGGGTTCGACCTTCAAGATTCCGGTCACCGCCGACTGGGAGCGGCACGACGTCTACATCACCGCGCTGGTGTTCCGTGGCGGCAGTGCGCCGAGCAAGATCACCCCGGCCCGTGCCGTGGGCGTGGTGCATGTGCCGATGGACCGCAAGGGCCGCACCGTGGCCGTCGGCCTGGTCGCGCCCAAGCAGATGCGCCCGGAGCAGGACCTGCCGGTAACCGTCAGCGCACCGCAGCTGGCGGGCAAGACCGCACACGTCACCGTGTCGGCGGTGGACGTGGGCATCCTCAACATCACCCGCTTCCCGGTGCCGAATGCCGGCGCGCACTTCTTCGCGCAGCGTCGTCTCGGCATTGATGCCTACGACATCTACAGCCGGGTGATCGAGAGCTTCGACGGTGGCGCCGGCAAGCTGAAGTTCGGCGGTGACATGGCGCTGCAGGCGTTGCCGCAGGCCAAGCGCCCCACCGCCCGCGTGCAGACCGTGGACCTGTTCTCCGGCCCGGTGCAGCTCGATGCCAAGGGCATCGCCCGCATCCGCCTGAAGGTGCCCGACTTCAACGGCACCCTGCGCGTGTCGGCACTGGTCTACAGCGATGACCAGTACGGCAAGCGCGACGTGGAAACCGTGGTGCGTGCGCCGATCCTGGCCGAGGCCAGCATGCCGCGCGTGCTGGCGCCGGGCGACCGCAGCACCGTGACCCTGGACGTGCAGAACTTCACCGGCAAGCCCGGCCAGTTCAACGTGAAGGTGGAAAGCGAGGGGCCGCTGAACCTGGGCGAGGGCAGCCGCAGCGTGCAGTTGAATGCCGATGCCAAGACCACGTTGAGCTTCCCGCTGTCGGCGCGCGAAGGCCACAGCGTGGCCAAGGTGCGCGTGCGCGTGGACGGCAACGGCTTCAAGGCCGATCGCCGTTACGAGCTGCCGGTGCGTGCGGCGTGGCCGCAGGTGCTGCGCTCGCAGGTGCGCACGCTCGATCCGCTGGCCGCGGTCAGCCTCGACAACAGCCTGACCGATGGCCTGATGTCCGAGTCGGTGAATGCACGCCTGCTGGTCAGCCCGCTGCCACCGATCCCGTTCGCCAGTGCGCTGCAGGGCGCGCTGAACTACCCGTATGGCTGTGCCGAGCAGACCACCAGCAAGGGTTACGCCGCGCTGATCCTGGATCAGGCCACGTCGTCGATGCTTGGCGCCGACGGCCTGGACGCCAAGACCCGCCGCGAGCGCATGGAAGGCGCGTTCGGCCGCCTGGCGTCGATGCAGGTGGCCAACGGCAACTTCTCGATGTGGGGTGACGATGGCTACGTGAACCCGTGGCTGACCCCTTACATCACCGAGTTCCTGCTCGACGCCAAGGATGCTGGCTTCGCGGTGCCCGACAACGTGCTGCAGAAGGCGCTCAACCGCCTCAGCGAGGACCTGCTGTCCGGTGGCAATCAGTTCTACGGCCAGGACGACCGCGAGAAGCTGAAGTTCGCCAACCAGGCGTATTCGGGCTACGTGCTGGCCCGGGTCAACCGCGCTCCGCTGGGGACGCTGCGCACGCTGTATGACAACGAGCGCAGCAAGGCGGTCGGCGGCCTGTCGCTGGTCCATCTGGGCGTGGCGCTGTCGCTGCAGGGCGATGCCAAGCGTGGCCAGGCGGCATTGGCCGCGGCCTTCGCCAAGTCCAGCAGCGAACGCCCGTCGTACTTCGGCGACTACGGCAGCGCGATCCGTGATGACGCGCTGATGATCGCGCTGACCCACGAGAACAAGCTGGCCAAGCCGGCCTGGGATGCGCGTGCGGTGGATCTGGGCCGTGGCCTGGACGCGCGCCGCAATGCTGGCTGGATGTGGCTCAGCACGCAGGAACAGGTGGCCATCGCCCGCCTCGGCAAGGCCTTGGCCGCCAACCAGAAGGCGCTGGTGGCCGGTGAGCTGGTGATCGGCGGCACGACCGAAGCGATCAGCGAACGCAAGCTGTTCGGCCGCAACTTCAGTGCCAGCGAGCTGGCCAGTGGCGTGCGCTTCACCCCGCAGGGCCAGCCGCCGATGTTCGCCAGCATCGACGTGGCGGGTATCCCGCGCAGCGCGCCGGCACCGGACAACAGCGTGCTCGGCATCGAGCGCAGCTATTACGGCACCGATGGCAAGCCATGGTCGCCGCGCCCGCTGAAGGAAGGCGAGGCGCTGATCGTGCGCGTCACCGTCACCGCCGATACCACGATGCCCGACGCGCTGCTGACCGACCTGCTGCCGGCCGGCCTGGAGATCGAGAACTTCAACCTGGGCGATGCGAAGCAGTGGGCTGACGTGGTGGTCGATGGCATCACCATCAGCGACCGCGGTGAAGCGGCCGATACCAAGCACGAAGAGTTCCGCGACGACCGCTACGTGGCCGCGCTGAAGCTCTCGCGTGGCAGCAAGGCCAACGTGTTCTACCTGGTGCGCGCGGTGACCCCGGGTACCTACTCGGTGCCGCCGCCGCTGGTGGAGGACATGTACCGCCCGCAGCTGCGTGGCGTGGGCCGCAGCAACCCGACCACGATCACGGTGGTGCAGCCGTGA
- the prpF gene encoding 2-methylaconitate cis-trans isomerase PrpF — translation MSFLPQLRIPATYMRGGTSKGVFFRLQDLPEAAQVPGAARDALLMRVIGSPDPYGKQTDGMGGATSSTSKCVIISAASVPDHDVDYLYGQVSIETAFVDWSGNCGNLSTAVGPFAIANGLIDPARVPRDGLCTVRIWQANIGKTIIAHVPMRDGQVQETGDFELDGVTFPAAEIQLEFIDPSDDGDAGAMFPTGNLVDTLDVPGVGSFEVTMITAGIPTIFLNAADLGYTGTELQPAINEDKAALQKFEAIRAHGALRMGLISKLEDAATRQHTPKVAFVAPAQDYVSSSGKAIAASAIDLHARALSMGKLHHAMMGTAAVAIGTAAAIPGTLVNRAAGGGEREAVTFGHPSGTLRVGAQAGRVDGQWTVTKAIMSRSARVLMEGKVRVPAE, via the coding sequence ATGAGCTTCCTTCCGCAACTCCGTATTCCCGCCACCTACATGCGCGGTGGCACCAGCAAGGGCGTGTTCTTCCGCCTGCAGGATCTGCCTGAAGCCGCGCAGGTGCCGGGCGCCGCACGCGATGCACTGCTGATGCGCGTGATCGGTTCGCCCGATCCGTATGGCAAGCAGACCGACGGCATGGGCGGTGCCACCTCCAGCACCAGCAAGTGCGTGATCATTTCCGCCGCTTCGGTGCCTGACCACGACGTGGATTATCTGTACGGCCAGGTCTCGATCGAAACCGCCTTCGTCGATTGGAGCGGCAACTGCGGCAATCTCAGCACCGCGGTCGGCCCGTTCGCGATTGCCAACGGCCTGATCGATCCGGCCCGCGTGCCGCGCGATGGCCTGTGTACTGTGCGCATCTGGCAGGCCAACATCGGCAAGACCATCATCGCCCACGTGCCGATGCGCGATGGCCAAGTGCAGGAGACCGGCGATTTCGAGCTGGATGGCGTGACCTTCCCGGCCGCCGAAATCCAGCTGGAATTCATCGATCCCTCCGACGACGGTGATGCCGGCGCGATGTTCCCCACCGGCAATCTGGTGGACACCCTCGACGTACCCGGCGTGGGCAGCTTCGAGGTGACCATGATCACCGCCGGTATTCCGACCATCTTCCTCAACGCCGCCGATCTGGGCTACACCGGCACCGAACTGCAGCCGGCGATCAACGAGGACAAGGCGGCGCTGCAGAAGTTCGAAGCCATCCGTGCGCATGGAGCGCTGCGCATGGGCCTGATCTCGAAACTTGAAGACGCGGCGACCCGCCAGCACACGCCGAAGGTGGCCTTCGTGGCGCCGGCACAGGACTACGTATCGTCCAGCGGCAAGGCCATTGCGGCCTCGGCCATCGACCTGCACGCGCGTGCGCTGTCGATGGGCAAGCTGCACCACGCGATGATGGGTACCGCGGCCGTGGCGATCGGCACCGCGGCGGCGATTCCAGGCACCCTGGTCAATCGTGCCGCCGGTGGCGGCGAACGCGAGGCGGTGACCTTCGGCCATCCCTCCGGCACGCTGCGCGTGGGCGCGCAGGCCGGCCGCGTTGACGGCCAGTGGACGGTGACCAAGGCCATCATGAGCCGCAGTGCCCGCGTATTGATGGAAGGCAAGGTGCGGGTGCCGGCCGAATAG